The following coding sequences are from one Plasmodium knowlesi strain H genome assembly, chromosome: 9 window:
- a CDS encoding endonuclease/exonuclease/phosphatase family protein, putative yields MTSNDRDKLTKTNSIGKALEHDDSKEETPPYGRYHSDVSGYLPPESFSPFGSISGTNENLYWSGKSDDDVGEATDGGDTSPDEISADGTFADGTFAYGTFAYGISADGTFAPSATDSPFGRTAYPNGNDAENLPSQNGCENFKTHSLGLGLRNSNKTSSPKKEMKNVMGYNYFTLRQQLMKADDSKILKNIPLSIFVGTWNCEYFDFSKECYNEKKMYTCNYLSENCSESMYGSKVSDRFSVRSMTPSSLRVKTLGNYNKIGGSCSVDTFASTDERSANYAYEGILDGELRSFKDGAKKNQSSPPPLRVIPCDHIEAGRESPTSFNELDNVKLTQGDDLSCDMCNSEEGANLRKGGRSTSECRNKLRMSLCDVGITNERIKFRSQLPKEITNRNTWAKSLPRYDLPKEGPRSKDCNTYCISPNRKKVVSKTSTMGSPNKVQTVDTTREKIDKSRQGKMEKLKLVENEETEKSNYRNSEIRENNSKQSPSKCREKQIFSTWIQPHYDIYIICLQESISDNIIECLSRHLKDINQETYKFLPLADCKLSGYGDGAFLQMKSTTMAAWVRTSKLYPNGPVKLCASKSIAFNKLNNSKGCVSILFNIFNQFILFIGCHMPAKDQEIRQKSREFILTKLSEYFSNKITSNFKDVFHHVIWMGDFNFRVQGIRLDKAVRCLQANNLKELLKYDEGNSAYSYDLSISFQELPISFLPTYKKNGNRPVINRDDANWVQKEYKLVHNIKWYKGGRQESRIPSWTDRIFKWSCEKTRSCLIFVPNSYLSPLPEEQSILMASDHSPVSCCFQMYMMKNEREIPLTKVTLAKSFEGSLADNS; encoded by the exons ATGACTTCCAACGATCGAGACAAATTAACGAAAACGAATTCCATTGGCAAAGCGTTGGAACATGATGACTCCAAAGAAGAAACACCACCGTATGGACGATATCACAGCGATGTGAGTGGCTATTTACCCCCCGAGTCGTTTTCTCCATTCGGGAGCATAAGTGGAACAAATGAGAATTTGTACTGGAGTGGCAAAAGTGATGACGATGTTGGTGAGGCTACCGATGGGGGGGACACTTCCCCAGATGAAATCTCCGCTGATGGTACTTTCGCTGATGGTACTTTTGCTTATGGCACTTTTGCTTATGGTATTTCCGCTGATGGCACTTTCGCTCCTTCTGCCACCGACAGCCCATTTGGTAGAACGGCCTACCCAAATGGAAATGACGCGGAGAACCTTCCCAGCCAGAACGGATGCGAGAATTTTAAAACGCACAGCCTTGGCCTAGGACTCCGAAATAGCAACAAAACCAGCTCcccaaaaaaggagatgaaAAACGTCATGGGTTATAACTACTTCACACTTAGACAACAACTGATGAAAGCAGACGattcgaaaattttaaaaaacattccCCTGAGTATATTCGTGGGTACTTGGAACTGTGAATATTTTGACTTCTCCAAAGAATGCTAcaacgaaaagaaaatgtacacatgtaacTACCTTAGCGAAAACTGCAGTGAGAGCATGTACGGTTCAAAGGTAAGCGATAGGTTCTCTGTCAGATCTATGACCCCATCCTCCTTGAGAGTTAAGACGCTGGgaaattataataaaataggGGGATCTTGTAGCGTTGATACTTTTGCATCTACTGATGAGAGGAGTGCAAACTACGCGTATGAAGGTATTTTAGATGGAGAACTAAGAAGTTTCAAAGatggggcaaaaaaaaatcaaagcaGTCCCCCCCCACTACGAGTCATCCCATGTGATCACATCGAAGCGGGGAGAGAATCACCAACTAGTTTCAACGAGTTAGACAATGTAAAACTCACACAAGGGGATGATTTATCGTGTGATATGTGCAATTCAGAAGAAGGCGCAAATTTACGTAAAGGTGGAAGAAGCACCAGCGAGTGCAGAAATAAGCTTCGTATGTCCCTCTGTGATGTAGGCATCACGAATGAGAGAATCAAATTCAGAAGTCAGCTCCCAAAAGAAATCACCAATAGGAACACATGGGCTAAAAGCTTACCACGGTACGACCTTCCTAAGGAGGGCCCTCGTTCGAAGGATTGCAACACTTATTGCATATCGCCTAACCGGAAGAAGGTAGTTAGCAAAACATCAACGATGGGATCCCCAAATAAAGTGCAGACAGTCGATACGACAAGAGAAAAGATAGATAAATCGAGACaagggaaaatggaaaagctaAAACTAGTGGAGAATGAGGAAACGGAGAAGAGTAACTATAGGAATTCCGAaataagggaaaataatTCAAAACAAAGTCCATCCAAATGCAGAGAGAAGCAAATATTCTCTACTTGGATTCAACCCCACTACGACATCTACATCATATGCCTACAGGAGTCCATATCTGATAACATCATCGAGTGTTTGTCTCGCCACCTGAAGGATATAAATCAAGAGACCTACAAATTTTTACCATTGGCTGATTGCAAGCTTTCCGGATATGGGGATGGAGCATTCCTCCAGATGAAGTCAACTACGATGGCCGCCTGGGTGAGGACATCAAAGTTATATCCAAATGGCCCCGTAAAATTATGCGCCTCAAAATCTATCGCCTTCAACAAGTTAAATAATAGCAAGGGGTGTGTATCTATCTTGTTCAACATTTTTAATCagttcattttattcattgGTTGCCATATGCCAGCTAAGGATCAGGAGATAAGACAAAAATCCAGAGAATTTATTCTCACCAAATTGAGTGAATATTTCAGTAACAAAATAACCTCCAACTTTAAAGACGTTTTTCATCATGTCATTTGGATGGGAGATTTTAATTTTAGAGTTCAAGGAATACGCCTAGACAAGGCTGTACGCTGCTTGCAGGCTAACAATTTGAAGGAGCTCCTAAAATATGATGAGGGAAACTCTGCCTATTCATATGATTTGTCCATAAGCTTTCAGGAACTACCCATCTCCTTTCTCCCCACTTATAAGAAAAACGGAAACCGACCCGTTATCAACCGGGATGATGCCAACTGGGTGCAGAAGGAATACAAGCTCGTCCACAATATTAAGTGGTACAAGGGTGGCCGGCAGGAGTCTCGCATCCCCTCG TGGACAGACCGCATCTTCAAATGGTCGTGCGAGAAAACCAGAAGTTGCCTCATCTTCGTTCCCAACTCCTACCTGTCTCCATTACCCGAGGAGCAAA GCATACTCATGGCTAGCGACCACAGCCCCGTATCCTGCTGCTTCCAAATGTACATGATGAAGAACGAAAGGGAGATACCCTTGACGAAGGTCACACTTGCCAAATCTTTCGAGGGTTCTCTCGCCGACAATTCATAA
- a CDS encoding acylphosphatase, putative, which yields MRLMTVVHSLFLFPPTKSSSRASHLLRNFCSSSKMIHTFDFEVFGKVQGVFFRKYTKLEAEKLNIKGHVRNTDRNTVVGKAESDSKESLEKFKNFLKNIGSPSSRIDECLITNEKTIEGFSSTDFVIRR from the exons ATGAGGCTGATGACCGTCGTccactccctttttttattccccccgACGAAAAGTTCATCCCGCGCAAGTCATCTTTTGAGAAATTTCTGCAGCTCCAGTAAAATGATACACACCTTTGATTTTGAAGTTTTTGGAAAAGTCCAAG GTGTTTTCTTCCGGAAATACACAAAGCTCGAAGCAGAGAAGCTAAACATAAAGGGTCATGTGAGGAACACGGATAGGAACACAGTTGTAGGAAAAGCAGAAAGTGATAGCAAAGAATCTTTGGagaagtttaaaaatttcctaAAAAATATCGGTAGCCCATCGTCTAGAATTGACGAATGTTTAATAACGAATGAGAAAACCATCGAGGGGTTCTCCAGTACCGATTTCGTTATAAGGCGATGA
- a CDS encoding protein transport protein BOS1, putative, which produces MKSKYEALFDNEASSSRQFTNQINGESHRNEENTVSPNNSLNNIYGKIVKIRKELEKSYNLFYSYNLIVSTEGEGNINPGRNYADVYQRNDALKINANAKNNLTLNKINALTNSFFMNVETLRNTYSFLGTNNMNGQAIMRGDENVIWERRIETLTNEANSYIKTLDGIYKTNLSNTERNARNAYNERDGLMGNSLHRDGKKAKKKMAADTAIGYLHNEREILKEVENNLKVFHIQGMSTLELIRKQNKFLKNVRKKVIDIYNYVGLSSSLTDTIKKTHKQNLIIVIVGMVLSLLFFYVLYKYVRG; this is translated from the coding sequence ATGAAGTCAAAGTACGAGGCCCTGTTCGACAACGAGGCGAGTAGCTCGCGCCAGTTCACCAATCAGATTAATGGGGAGTCTCACCGGAATGAAGAGAACACAGTGTCTCCGAACAATAGCCTGAACAACATATATGGAAAAATAgttaaaataaggaaagagCTAGAAAAATCatacaatttattttattcatacAATTTAATTGTGTCCACCGAAGGGGAAGGCAACATAAACCCAGGAAGAAATTACGCAGATGTGTATCAACGAAATGACGCTTTGAAGATAAACGCAAATgcgaaaaataatttaactctaaacaaaataaacgcGCTCacaaattccttttttatgaatgTTGAAACGTTGAGAAATACATACTCTTTTCTTGGCACAAATAATATGAACGGTCAGGCAATAATGAGGGGTGATGAAAACGTTATATGGGAGAGAAGGATTGAAACGTTAACGAATGAAGCCAACTCGTACATCAAAACACTTGACGGAATTTACAAAACGAATTTGAGCAATACGGAAAGGAACGCCCGTAATGCATATAACGAGCGGGATGGTTTAATGGGCAACAGTTTGCACAGAGACGGGAAGAaggcgaaaaagaaaatggctGCTGACACGGCTATCGGTTATCTACACAATGAGAGGGAAATACTTAAGGAGGTGGAAAACAATCTGAAGGTCTTTCACATCCAGGGAATGAGTACATTAGAATTAATTAGGAAACAGaacaaatttttgaaaaatgttcGTAAGAAAGTAATTGATATTTACAACTACGTTGGCTTGTCGTCTTCCCTCACCGACACCATCAAGAAGACGCACAAGCAGAATTTGATCATCGTCATCGTGGGTATGGTTCTGTCCCTGCTCTTTTTTTACGTACTCTACAAATATGTCCGGGGCTGA
- a CDS encoding Josephin domain-containing protein, putative, with the protein MCHYETHAIETERGLINVYFERQSKLYCLLHTANNILQAHVYSPDDFKDAEIILHNASVGLSTLSGDQADDSEGDHADQNSKNCYVPDGDGNRGSSQLTRVREKESLKYNNVFTYIKRGFHYFGNFNINILYFFMNKHNIDLQWIDNKQILRKINNIKDNTCATLFDSDQLNDKKLIAFVVNIVRINLFDFYQHRHFYTIRKISGMWFQLDSTLSKPVMLPTNEDLNNHLFNTVKDNKFNKSDNYIIQVFKRENNHDK; encoded by the exons ATGTGCCACTATGAAACACACGCAATTGAAACGGAAAGAGGTTTAATAAACGTGTATTTTGAAAGGCAGAGCAAATTGTATTGTTTGCTTCACACTGCAAACAACATTTTACAGGCACATGTATATTCCCCCGACGATTTTAAAGACGCCGAAATTATTCTGCATAATGCCTCTGTGGGGTTGAGTACGTTAAGCGGTGACCAGGCAGATGATTCCGAGGGAGACCACGCTGATCAGAATAGCAAAAATTGTTACGTCCCCGATGGAGATGGCAACCGTGGTAGTAGCCAGCTCACCCGCGTCAGAGAGAAGGAATCGCTAAAATACAATAATGTCTTCACATACATTAAAAGAGGCTTCCACTACTTTGGAAATTTCAACATCAACATTTTGTACTTCTTCATGAACAAGCACAACATTGATCTGCAGTGGATTGACAACAAGCAGATATTgcgcaaaataaataacatcAAAGACAATACATGTGCCACACTCTTCGATAGTGACCAGCTAAATGACAAAAAGTTAATTGCATTTGTGGTGAACATCGTTCGGATAAACCTTTTTGATTTCTACCAACACCGTCATTTTTACACGATAAGGAAAATTtcag GAATGTGGTTCCAGCTGGATTCTACTCTGAGTAAACCCGTTATGTTACCCACAAATGAAGAT ttAAATAATCACTTATTTAACACAGTAAAGGATAACAAATTTAACAAATCTGATAATTACATCATACAAGTTTTTAAGAGGGAGAATAATCATGACAAATAA
- a CDS encoding peptidyl-prolyl cis-trans isomerase, putative: MNVKTSEDVYNFAKDCLKIKEEIDNSTKQVPKKEEEEEKKKNTCKWGNNSTKYNSDYSKFERCLEEIEENDELEQEHQHQQQKNQQNKQHLLSSRNPCTHDHSKERQLYEKESKEKIKASNAFNEEGKKAFYEKNYKLACVYFRKGLIQLDYSFPDTDQEQQEQNRLEINLHLNLAITKFHMSNYHECISECSTVLNLDKKNAKAYYRKGQAYMSLDMYSEAKKEFLKVLEINPGDNDAKRSLLTLKNKIANYTKREKLVCSKLFPSSGKDKEKENGKENEKENGKEDEKENGKEDEKENGKEDEKENGKEDEKENGNLAMEIKGPNKSYETGQSNNDGDNIQHSDADKNLPIMTAQNDGAKDVEKECVTNSKMTLNWGGKKPCGGTQKRKEYSPTFASYGSNFFKNSSPIFLLNNIFLCLLVCFFVFSFLLFLFMFIFTSCNFFSTFFFTTLSIVAFMYYMFVYVHNTAKN, from the exons ATGAATGTAAAAACATCAGAAGATGTTTACAATTTTGCGAAAGActgtttaaaaataaaagaagaaatagatAATAGCACGAAGCAGGTccccaaaaaagaagaagaagaagaaaaaaaaaaaaacacatgtaAATGGGGGAACAACTCAACCAAGTACAATTCTGATTATTCAAAGTTTGAAAGATGCCTTGAAGAAATCGAGGAAAATGACGAACTGGAGCAGGAGCATCAGCACCAGCAGCAGAAGAATCAACAGAACAAACAACATCTCCTAAGTAGTAGGAACCCATGTACCCATGACCACTCCAAAGAAAGACAACTATATGAGAAAGAatccaaggaaaaaataaaagcttCCAACGCGTTTAatgaagaagggaagaaagcgttttacgaaaaaaattacaaactcGCATGCGTTTACTTTCGAAAGGGGCTCATACAGTTGGATTACTCCTTCCCTGACACAGACCAAGAACAGCAGGAACAGAACAGACTAGAAATTAACTTACATTTGAATCTGGCCATAACCAAGTTTCACATGTCCAATTATCATGAGTGCATCAGTGAATGCTCCACG GTTCTCAACTTAGACAAGAAGAACGCAAAGGCGTACTACCGAAAGGGACAGGCCTACATGAGCCTAGACATGTATAGCGAAGcgaagaaggaatttttaAAGGTGCTGGAAATAAACCCCGGAGATAATGACGCGAAAAGATCGCTACTGactttgaaaaataaaatagccAATTATACCAAGAGGGAGAAATTAGTGTGCTCTAagctttttccttctagtggaaaagataaagaaaaggaaaacggaaaggaaaacgaaaaggaaaacggaaaggaagacgaaaaggaaaacggaaaggaagacgaaaaggaaaacggaaaggaagacgaaaaggaaaacggaaaggaagacgaaaaggaaaacggaaACTTGGCCATGGAGATAAAGGGACCCAACAAAAGCTACGAAACGGGTCAATCAAATAATGATGGtgacaacatacaacattcTGACGCCGATAAAAATCTTCCTATAATGACTGCACAAAATGATGGCGCGAAAGACGTTGAAAAAGAATGCGTCACTAATAGCAAGATGACACTAAattggggaggaaaaaaacctTGCGGTGGTacccaaaaaaggaaggaatactCTCCAACCTTTGCATCATATGggtctaatttttttaaaaactctTCTCCAATTTTCTTATTAAacaacatatttttatgcctcttggtttgtttttttgttttttcttttttactattcctttttatgtttatcTTTACTtcgtgtaattttttttctacttttttcttcaccacttTGTCAATTGTAGCCTTCATGTATTACATGTTTGTGTATGTTCACAACACAGCAAAGAATTAA